One part of the Chryseobacterium mulctrae genome encodes these proteins:
- a CDS encoding ABC transporter ATP-binding protein, whose translation MIYGTLFLTFLGALAAQVNPLVLKYTVDEVTKLTHLPHPMSEGVHILIIISIILLGKELLNIFINFGQKFYGEKIRINVSSVLAQSAIDKILTYRVAYFNDENHESGKLQIRIDRGIESLTRLVQNFFIDMLPLFSNAFIALIIMYLQNVYVGIVSTIIVPIYFYISSLQAKKLGGVRRTLRNQREQKTSGLLNLINSIMVIKSFVREKFEGKKQYDLQMQLMDSQMFTRKTNFIYDGLKTFIEQFGVVLIILLTVYLVLDQQMTIGAIMLHIMLFNNVSSPIRQLHRIYDDMNDAMIYAEGYFDILNAENEIEPNGTFVENKIKGNFELRNVNFTYPNGTKALNDVSMIIENGKTTALVGLSGAGKSTIINLLCKFYLPDSGEIILDNVDLSNYNNTFLRDDLGLVLQKNHIFQGSIEDNIRNGNMNASFEEIEEAAKKAYLHEQILDLPEKYQHDATQLSGGQQQRIAIARLFLKNPPIIFLDEPTASLDAIATEQIKNSLDAIKAGRTVVIISHSLSQILDSDKIYVMKKGYVVESGTHDELVQMNGTYREIFDASARSLNLDKLVNTFKN comes from the coding sequence ATGATTTACGGAACTTTGTTTCTTACATTTCTCGGCGCTTTGGCAGCCCAGGTGAATCCTTTAGTTTTAAAATATACGGTGGATGAAGTGACAAAACTGACACATCTTCCGCATCCAATGAGTGAAGGAGTTCATATTCTGATTATTATTTCTATTATTTTATTGGGAAAGGAATTACTGAATATTTTCATCAATTTCGGCCAAAAATTTTATGGTGAAAAAATCAGGATTAATGTAAGTTCGGTTTTAGCTCAATCAGCAATCGACAAAATTCTTACGTATAGAGTTGCCTATTTTAATGATGAAAATCACGAATCTGGAAAACTTCAAATCAGAATTGACCGAGGAATTGAAAGCCTTACAAGACTCGTTCAAAACTTCTTTATCGATATGCTTCCGCTATTTTCAAATGCATTTATTGCTTTGATTATTATGTATTTGCAAAACGTGTATGTCGGAATAGTTTCTACGATTATTGTTCCTATTTATTTTTATATCAGTTCGCTACAGGCAAAAAAACTGGGTGGAGTAAGACGAACTTTAAGGAATCAGCGTGAACAGAAAACGTCAGGACTTTTAAATTTGATCAATTCCATTATGGTGATTAAAAGTTTTGTGCGTGAAAAATTTGAAGGTAAAAAGCAGTACGATTTGCAAATGCAATTGATGGACAGCCAAATGTTCACTAGAAAAACCAACTTTATTTACGATGGTTTAAAAACTTTTATCGAGCAGTTTGGAGTGGTTTTAATTATTCTTCTGACCGTTTATCTGGTTTTAGACCAGCAAATGACGATTGGTGCTATTATGCTTCACATCATGCTTTTCAACAATGTTTCTTCTCCAATCAGGCAGCTTCACAGAATTTATGACGATATGAATGATGCGATGATTTATGCTGAAGGTTATTTTGATATTTTAAATGCTGAAAATGAAATTGAACCGAACGGAACTTTTGTGGAAAATAAAATCAAAGGTAATTTTGAATTAAGAAACGTCAATTTTACTTATCCAAACGGAACTAAAGCACTGAATGACGTTTCGATGATAATTGAAAACGGAAAAACTACCGCTTTAGTTGGATTAAGCGGAGCCGGAAAATCAACAATCATCAACCTTCTCTGTAAATTTTATCTTCCCGATTCAGGTGAAATTATTTTAGATAATGTTGATTTATCCAATTACAACAATACTTTTTTAAGAGATGATTTGGGATTGGTTTTACAGAAAAACCACATTTTTCAGGGAAGTATTGAAGACAATATTCGTAACGGAAATATGAATGCGAGCTTTGAGGAAATTGAAGAAGCAGCTAAAAAAGCTTATCTCCACGAACAGATTTTAGATCTTCCTGAAAAATATCAACATGATGCGACTCAACTTTCAGGCGGACAACAACAGAGAATTGCGATTGCCAGATTATTTTTGAAAAATCCACCCATTATTTTTCTTGATGAACCAACGGCAAGTTTAGATGCGATCGCTACCGAACAAATTAAAAACTCTTTGGATGCGATCAAAGCAGGAAGAACTGTGGTAATTATCTCTCACTCACTTTCGCAGATCTTAGATTCAGATAAAATTTATGTGATGAAAAAAGGATATGTTGTAGAAAGTGGAACTCATGATGAGTTGGTACAAATGAACGGAACTTACAGAGAGATCTTTGATGCTTCTGCGAGAAGTTTGAATTTGGATAAATTGGTGAATACGTTTAAAAATTAA
- a CDS encoding helix-turn-helix transcriptional regulator, with amino-acid sequence MNDHYLKKIDRVTAILTQLQSKPIVRAQDLAKKFDVSIRTIYRDVKTLENAGIPIIGEAGNGYSLMDGYKLPPVMFTKQEVLSFITAEKLMQKFSHESLGNHYQTAMEKLRSVLKHSDKNLIQNIENQIDIYNYNPKTEDTIKNIIPTILEGIAEKQQILIEYKTVDDKISTRTIEVVGVFFEFHYWYIIAYCTLRNDYRQFRIDRILRIVKTQNPYLQEYGQINDYRKTPNGNKTIVKLLVDKKITGHLNNSKIYYGLIEEKETENGIEMTFETEWIDEGFPRWLITFADYAEILEPEFLKTTMKDLIQKISKII; translated from the coding sequence ATGAACGATCATTACCTCAAAAAAATCGACCGAGTAACGGCTATCCTCACGCAACTGCAATCAAAACCGATTGTAAGAGCACAGGATTTAGCAAAAAAATTTGATGTCAGTATAAGAACAATTTATCGTGACGTAAAAACTTTGGAAAACGCCGGAATTCCCATTATTGGGGAAGCGGGAAACGGCTATTCTCTGATGGATGGCTACAAGCTTCCACCTGTTATGTTTACGAAACAGGAGGTTTTGAGTTTCATCACTGCTGAAAAGTTAATGCAGAAGTTTTCGCACGAAAGTTTGGGAAATCATTATCAAACGGCGATGGAAAAGTTGCGTTCTGTTTTGAAACATTCAGATAAAAATTTAATTCAGAATATCGAAAATCAGATTGATATTTATAATTACAATCCAAAAACGGAGGATACGATAAAAAATATTATCCCAACAATTCTGGAAGGCATTGCGGAAAAGCAACAGATTTTAATAGAATACAAAACCGTTGATGATAAAATTTCTACAAGAACAATAGAAGTTGTAGGTGTTTTTTTTGAGTTTCATTATTGGTATATCATTGCTTACTGCACGTTGAGAAATGATTACAGACAGTTTAGAATAGACCGTATTTTAAGAATTGTAAAAACTCAAAATCCTTATTTGCAGGAATACGGGCAAATTAATGATTATAGAAAAACTCCGAATGGCAATAAAACCATCGTCAAGCTTTTAGTTGACAAAAAAATTACAGGACATCTGAATAATTCAAAAATTTATTACGGATTAATCGAAGAAAAAGAAACTGAGAATGGGATTGAAATGACGTTTGAAACAGAGTGGATTGACGAAGGATTTCCACGTTGGCTGATTACCTTTGCAGATTACGCCGAGATTCTGGAACCTGAATTTCTAAAAACAACGATGAAAGATTTAATTCAAAAAATTTCAAAAATAATTTAG
- a CDS encoding linear amide C-N hydrolase, producing MKQLILRCLLLSAITFSTTIDACSAFLLKGKDHCVIGFNENWKTMPGMIVVNKRDIEKRNISWENLTTENLNSKKSWISKYGSVTFNLLGYDFPCYGVNEKGLFLVELYLEETTKVYNPKQPDLFWAQWIQYQLDNYKSVKEVVDHLNDGPNIDWWPNAAGSHFFLTDAKENTATIALLNGKYKVLTDKDMPMPLLCNNQYKKDLEATKKFDFLGGSEKYDFTQRKNWEDRYSRAYYMLKNYKYDQKPVDYAWNILNSVYAGEWQTVIDVKNMNLYFRSDLKKEIKSINIKELDFSKNTDIKFLDIHTDHLGKVNQNFQPLTLHKNNEYVEKGFPIGYDNKDFGTSEMFVTLKENIKKFFRSVLPD from the coding sequence ATGAAGCAGTTAATTTTACGATGCCTATTGCTCTCTGCAATCACATTTTCTACTACAATTGATGCTTGTTCCGCTTTTTTACTCAAAGGAAAAGATCATTGCGTGATTGGTTTTAATGAAAACTGGAAAACAATGCCCGGAATGATCGTTGTCAACAAACGTGATATTGAGAAAAGAAATATAAGCTGGGAAAATCTGACAACAGAAAATTTAAATTCAAAAAAATCATGGATTTCTAAATACGGTTCTGTAACATTCAATCTTTTAGGTTACGATTTCCCTTGTTACGGAGTCAATGAAAAAGGGCTTTTTCTGGTTGAGCTGTATCTTGAAGAAACAACAAAAGTTTATAATCCCAAACAACCCGACCTATTTTGGGCACAATGGATTCAATATCAGCTTGACAATTATAAATCGGTAAAAGAAGTAGTAGATCATTTAAATGACGGCCCGAATATCGATTGGTGGCCGAATGCAGCAGGAAGTCATTTTTTCTTAACCGATGCAAAAGAAAATACGGCAACCATTGCTTTGTTGAATGGAAAATATAAAGTCCTCACAGATAAAGATATGCCGATGCCGCTTTTATGCAACAATCAGTATAAAAAAGATCTGGAAGCCACAAAGAAATTTGATTTCCTTGGCGGTTCCGAAAAATATGATTTTACACAACGAAAAAACTGGGAAGATCGCTACAGCAGAGCTTATTATATGCTAAAAAACTATAAATACGATCAGAAACCTGTAGATTATGCGTGGAATATTCTCAATTCGGTTTACGCCGGAGAATGGCAAACGGTGATTGATGTGAAAAATATGAATCTATATTTCCGTTCTGATCTGAAAAAAGAAATTAAGTCGATCAACATCAAAGAACTTGATTTTTCTAAAAACACTGATATTAAATTTTTGGATATTCATACCGATCATTTAGGAAAAGTAAATCAGAATTTTCAGCCATTAACTTTACATAAGAATAATGAATATGTTGAAAAAGGTTTCCCAATAGGTTATGATAATAAAGACTTTGGAACCTCTGAAATGTTTGTAACACTTAAAGAAAACATTAAAAAATTCTTCAGATCTGTTTTACCTGATTAA
- a CDS encoding DinB family protein, whose amino-acid sequence MTTTAIANQQFISSAQILEHWQGHRNLTRRVIEAFPEKELFEFSIGGMRPFAKLAVELISIAGPALKGIVEQQEEKFSEEAFKPKTKEEILAKWDSETEVINQYFNQISEERFQETFNLFGEYEFPVYQNILYFIDNEVHHRGQGYTYLRALGIEPPFFWERF is encoded by the coding sequence ATGACAACTACAGCAATCGCAAACCAACAGTTTATTTCTTCAGCACAAATTTTAGAACATTGGCAAGGTCACAGAAACCTCACAAGAAGGGTGATTGAAGCATTTCCTGAAAAAGAATTATTTGAATTTTCAATTGGTGGAATGAGACCTTTTGCAAAATTAGCGGTAGAATTGATCAGCATTGCTGGTCCGGCTTTGAAAGGAATTGTAGAGCAGCAGGAAGAAAAATTTTCCGAAGAAGCATTTAAACCAAAAACGAAAGAAGAAATTCTTGCAAAATGGGATTCTGAAACGGAAGTGATTAACCAATATTTTAACCAGATTTCTGAAGAAAGATTCCAGGAAACGTTCAATTTATTTGGTGAATATGAATTTCCGGTGTATCAAAATATTCTATATTTTATTGATAATGAAGTGCATCACCGTGGTCAAGGGTATACTTATCTAAGAGCTTTAGGTATTGAGCCACCTTTCTTCTGGGAAAGATTCTAA
- a CDS encoding beta-mannosidase produces MNKTLLLALLLIQILVNAQFSEQNLSSEKWQFKNSKENKWLTASVPGTVHLDLMNNKLIPDPYKDENEKKVQWVENEDWDYQTVFKISAKELENQNAELVFHGLDTFSEIYLNGKLLKKTDNMFRTWKIPVKNDLKIGNNILQLKFKSSVNIGKNLAKKVPFTMPESPRSFVRKAQYQFGWDWGPRLVTAGIWKDVKLNFWNQAKIENIKIEQKALTKQRADLNIYAEIYAEKEGKYVFATDKENHDIALRKGLNKILVPFKIEDPHLWQPNGWGKAIIYALKFSLKKNSETIDNKEERIGLRTVELVQEKDEKGKSFYFKVNGNPMYAKGTNWIPSDSFTPRITKEKYKKLIKDCKDANMNMIRVWGGGIYEDDEFYKACDENGILVWQDFMFAGSFYPSDEDFLNNVKEEVKDQVDRLQNHPSIALWCGNNEIDEAIVNWGYQKQFKYSKEDSLQVWKDYKKVFHEVIPNAINEFATKDKSIYWESSPSIGWGHKESLTEGDSHYWGVWWGEFPFEIYNEKVPRFASEYGFQGMPSLETVKSMFSGKLDLSLENPTIKAHEKNARGFEIIQKYMERDYVVPKDFVKYNYVSQLLQARGMQIAIEAHRRAKPYNMGTLYWQLNDCWPVISWSSIDYLGNWKALHYQVKRSFENQVVLTEEKEGFLDFYGINDELKKFEDVFVEIEVIDFSGKILNEIATVPNGKILNEIVKFDPIEIENLIPDLDKSKVFLKLILKDKNEKTIVENTHFFSKPKDLKLTKPNIKIKKISATEIEISTDVLAKDIYLMGDTHFSDNFFDLLPKTSRKIMLSKPLKNVEVMTLWDTMNE; encoded by the coding sequence ATGAACAAAACATTACTTCTTGCTTTACTTCTCATTCAAATATTAGTCAACGCTCAATTTTCAGAGCAAAATTTATCTTCTGAAAAATGGCAGTTCAAAAACTCCAAAGAAAATAAATGGCTCACAGCCTCCGTGCCCGGGACGGTTCATTTGGATTTGATGAATAATAAACTTATTCCCGACCCTTACAAAGATGAAAACGAGAAAAAAGTACAGTGGGTTGAAAATGAAGATTGGGATTATCAGACAGTTTTTAAAATTTCAGCAAAAGAATTAGAAAATCAAAATGCAGAATTGGTTTTCCATGGATTAGATACGTTTTCTGAAATTTATTTAAATGGAAAACTTCTGAAGAAAACGGATAATATGTTCAGAACCTGGAAAATTCCGGTGAAAAATGATTTGAAAATTGGAAATAATATTTTACAGCTTAAATTTAAATCTTCAGTAAATATTGGAAAAAATTTAGCAAAAAAAGTTCCGTTTACAATGCCGGAATCACCGAGAAGTTTTGTGAGAAAAGCACAGTATCAGTTTGGTTGGGATTGGGGACCAAGATTAGTCACTGCAGGAATTTGGAAGGATGTAAAATTAAATTTCTGGAATCAGGCAAAAATTGAAAATATAAAAATAGAACAGAAAGCTTTAACAAAACAAAGAGCTGATTTAAATATTTATGCAGAAATTTATGCAGAAAAGGAAGGGAAATATGTTTTTGCAACTGATAAAGAAAATCATGATATTGCCTTAAGGAAGGGCTTGAACAAAATTTTAGTTCCGTTTAAAATTGAAGATCCACATCTATGGCAACCGAACGGATGGGGAAAAGCGATAATTTATGCGCTTAAATTTTCATTAAAGAAAAATTCGGAGACTATTGATAATAAAGAAGAAAGAATTGGACTAAGAACTGTAGAATTAGTTCAGGAAAAGGACGAAAAAGGAAAATCTTTTTACTTTAAGGTTAATGGAAATCCGATGTATGCAAAAGGAACGAACTGGATTCCGTCTGACAGTTTTACACCGAGAATTACCAAAGAAAAATATAAAAAACTCATCAAAGATTGCAAAGATGCGAATATGAATATGATTCGTGTTTGGGGTGGCGGAATTTATGAAGATGACGAATTTTACAAAGCCTGCGACGAAAACGGAATTTTGGTTTGGCAGGATTTTATGTTTGCCGGAAGTTTTTATCCGTCAGATGAAGATTTTTTGAATAACGTAAAAGAGGAAGTTAAAGATCAGGTTGACCGACTTCAAAATCATCCGTCGATTGCTTTGTGGTGCGGAAATAATGAAATTGATGAAGCGATTGTCAATTGGGGATATCAGAAGCAATTTAAATATTCAAAAGAAGATTCTTTGCAGGTTTGGAAAGATTATAAAAAGGTTTTCCATGAGGTAATTCCGAATGCGATCAATGAGTTTGCAACAAAAGACAAATCAATTTATTGGGAAAGTTCACCTTCCATTGGTTGGGGGCACAAAGAAAGTTTAACCGAAGGCGATTCTCATTATTGGGGCGTTTGGTGGGGTGAGTTTCCGTTTGAAATTTATAATGAAAAAGTTCCGAGATTTGCTTCTGAATATGGTTTTCAGGGAATGCCGAGTTTAGAAACCGTTAAATCTATGTTTTCAGGAAAATTGGATTTGAGTTTAGAAAATCCAACGATCAAAGCGCACGAAAAAAATGCAAGAGGATTTGAAATTATTCAGAAATACATGGAACGTGATTATGTGGTTCCTAAAGATTTTGTGAAATACAATTACGTTTCTCAGCTGCTTCAGGCTCGTGGAATGCAGATCGCGATTGAAGCACATCGCCGTGCAAAACCTTACAATATGGGGACTTTGTATTGGCAATTAAACGATTGTTGGCCGGTGATTTCCTGGTCGTCGATCGATTATTTAGGAAACTGGAAAGCCTTGCATTATCAGGTTAAAAGAAGCTTTGAAAATCAGGTAGTTTTAACGGAAGAAAAGGAGGGATTTCTGGATTTTTATGGAATTAATGATGAATTAAAAAAGTTCGAAGATGTTTTTGTTGAAATTGAAGTCATAGATTTTAGCGGAAAAATTTTAAACGAAATAGCAACCGTTCCAAATGGAAAAATTTTGAATGAAATCGTGAAATTTGATCCTATTGAAATTGAAAATTTAATTCCAGATTTAGATAAAAGTAAAGTCTTTTTAAAATTAATTTTAAAAGATAAAAATGAAAAAACCATTGTTGAAAATACTCATTTTTTCTCGAAACCAAAAGATTTAAAGCTTACAAAACCCAATATCAAGATCAAGAAAATCTCTGCAACAGAGATCGAAATTTCAACTGATGTTTTGGCGAAGGATATTTATTTAATGGGTGACACTCATTTTAGTGACAATTTTTTCGATTTACTTCCAAAAACTTCAAGAAAAATTATGCTTTCAAAACCATTGAAAAATGTTGAGGTAATGACTTTGTGGGATACGATGAATGAGTAA
- a CDS encoding GxxExxY protein gives MTENELSYKIIGAALEVHKTLGVGLLENAYEVALAYELKELGLKVESQLLLPLKYKSELIDNAYRIDLIVENKIIIEIKSVVEIHPIFYSQVLTYLKLTDIKLGLLINFNTPLIKDGIHRIVNNL, from the coding sequence ATGACAGAAAACGAATTATCATATAAAATTATAGGAGCTGCTTTAGAAGTTCATAAAACTTTGGGAGTTGGGTTACTTGAAAACGCCTATGAAGTTGCTTTGGCTTATGAATTAAAAGAGCTTGGTTTGAAGGTTGAAAGTCAGTTGTTACTTCCTCTAAAATACAAAAGTGAACTCATTGATAACGCTTATAGAATTGATTTGATTGTAGAAAATAAAATAATTATTGAAATAAAATCTGTTGTAGAAATTCATCCAATTTTTTACTCTCAAGTTTTGACTTATTTAAAACTAACTGATATAAAACTAGGTCTTCTCATTAATTTTAACACCCCACTTATCAAAGACGGGATCCATAGAATTGTAAATAATCTGTAA
- a CDS encoding copper homeostasis protein CutC: protein MFLEIATFDITSAEIALNSVADRIEFCADINSGGITPDLEELRYLKDKYSKPIHVMIRPVGGGFLYTDSEFKEMQKSIVEFSKAKADGFVFGILDENQEIDVEKNKILIELANVKPCVFHRAIDRTKNIFESTEKLIELGFKEILTSGGENSAMEGKENLKKLVEDYSDDIKILIGGGVRSNNISELKNVTHGKYFHSSAVLSYESFANADEIKKLKVNL from the coding sequence ATGTTCTTAGAAATCGCTACATTCGATATCACTTCTGCCGAAATTGCTTTAAATTCTGTTGCCGACAGAATTGAATTTTGTGCAGACATCAATTCAGGAGGAATTACTCCCGATCTGGAAGAATTGAGATATTTAAAAGATAAATATTCTAAACCCATTCACGTAATGATTCGTCCTGTTGGAGGAGGTTTTTTATATACCGATTCAGAATTCAAGGAAATGCAGAAAAGCATTGTTGAATTTTCGAAAGCCAAAGCCGATGGTTTTGTTTTCGGGATTTTAGATGAAAACCAGGAAATAGATGTAGAAAAAAATAAAATCTTAATTGAATTAGCCAACGTAAAACCTTGTGTTTTTCACCGAGCAATCGACCGAACTAAAAATATTTTTGAATCGACTGAAAAGCTTATTGAATTAGGTTTTAAGGAAATCCTTACTTCTGGAGGAGAAAATTCTGCAATGGAAGGAAAAGAAAATTTAAAAAAACTGGTTGAGGATTATTCTGATGATATCAAAATTTTAATTGGTGGTGGGGTTCGTTCCAATAATATTTCAGAGCTGAAAAATGTAACTCACGGTAAATATTTTCATTCTTCAGCGGTATTATCTTATGAATCATTCGCCAATGCAGATGAAATTAAAAAGTTGAAAGTTAATTTGTAG
- a CDS encoding isoaspartyl peptidase/L-asparaginase family protein, giving the protein MNSRRKFLKNTGILSSALLLNPLDLIAKDSPENNKIINKPIVLSTWNFGLKANEEAWTILGKGGRALDAVEKGVRLVENDPNERSVGYGGRPDRDGRVTLDACIMDENYNIGSVACLENIKNPISVARAVMEKTPHVMLVGDGALQFAVSQGFKKENILTAESEKEWKEWLKDSKYQPIVNIENHDTIGMIALDAQGNLSGACTTSGMAFKMHGRVGDSPIIGAGLFVDNEVGAATATGHGEEVIRTVGTHLVVELMRQGRNPQQACKEAVERIVTITKKRNKNLKDIQVGFIAINKKGEYGSYCIQDGFNFAVYDQKGNRLEKPQFAVK; this is encoded by the coding sequence ATGAATTCAAGAAGAAAATTTTTAAAAAATACAGGAATTTTATCATCCGCATTGTTGTTGAATCCATTGGATTTGATAGCTAAAGATTCACCAGAGAACAACAAAATAATTAATAAACCCATCGTACTTTCCACCTGGAATTTTGGTTTAAAAGCCAACGAAGAAGCATGGACGATTCTTGGAAAAGGCGGAAGAGCTTTAGATGCGGTTGAAAAAGGCGTTCGTTTGGTAGAAAATGATCCCAACGAAAGAAGTGTGGGCTACGGAGGCCGTCCCGACAGAGACGGAAGAGTTACGCTCGATGCGTGTATTATGGATGAAAATTACAACATCGGTTCGGTTGCTTGTCTTGAAAATATCAAAAATCCAATTTCGGTAGCAAGAGCAGTGATGGAAAAAACCCCTCATGTTATGTTGGTGGGCGATGGAGCATTACAGTTTGCCGTTTCTCAAGGTTTTAAAAAAGAAAATATCCTCACTGCAGAATCTGAAAAAGAGTGGAAAGAATGGCTGAAAGATAGCAAATATCAACCAATTGTCAACATTGAAAATCACGATACGATCGGGATGATCGCACTCGATGCTCAAGGAAATCTTTCAGGAGCTTGTACAACGAGCGGAATGGCTTTTAAAATGCACGGCAGAGTAGGAGATTCTCCAATTATTGGTGCAGGTTTATTTGTTGATAATGAAGTTGGAGCAGCAACAGCAACCGGTCATGGTGAAGAAGTCATAAGAACGGTAGGAACTCATCTCGTGGTTGAATTGATGAGGCAGGGAAGAAATCCTCAACAGGCGTGCAAAGAAGCGGTTGAAAGAATTGTAACCATCACAAAAAAAAGAAATAAAAATCTGAAAGATATTCAGGTTGGCTTTATTGCAATCAATAAAAAAGGTGAATATGGTTCTTATTGCATTCAGGACGGGTTTAATTTTGCAGTTTATGACCAAAAAGGAAACCGTCTTGAAAAACCACAGTTTGCTGTAAAATAA